The Iamia sp. SCSIO 61187 genomic sequence CGTCGGCCGAGGACGGCGTGGCGATAGCCCGCACCGCCGCTTCGACCTCGTCGTCGCCGAAGTAGAGCCATCGCTGGGACGCCGTGGCGAAGGCGATCGCGGCCGAGACGGCCCCCGTCTCGTCCCGGGAGTAGCCCACCGGCATGCCGGCCCGTTCCTCGGCGGGGCCCGATGGCACCGCCGAGGTCTGGATCCTCGGCGGTCCGGTCGTCGCAGTCGGGGCTCGCCGCTCGTTCGAGCCGGTCGTCGCCATCGCGAGGGCCACGAGGATGGCGACCACCACGAGCGCCCCAGCGGCGATCATGAGCCGCCGGCGTGGCGCCAGGTCGTGAGTCGAGGTGCCCATCAGCCCGCCGCCTCGAAGAGGAGGTTGACCGCCGAGGGCGCCAGGCCCGCCAGGATCGCCCCGACGACGCCGCCCAGCGCGAAGGACTTGCCCTTGCTCGCCGCCCCGTAGCTACCGCCCTCCCGAGCCAGCCCGTACATGGCTGCCCCGAGGAGGATGGAGCCCAGGCTCGCCCAGAGGGCGATCATCTGCGCCCAGTCCAGCAGCTGCTGGATCAGGTCAGCGCCTGGAAGTCCCTCGGACGACGCATCGACGTCCACCTGTGCGAGCAACCCGATGAAGGAGCTCATCGGACCACCTCCTTCGCGGTCGAGATGCGCCCCTAGGCCCCACAGCGACCCGGATCGCGACATCGACCGCGGCAGAAATCGCCAGCCGGCCGGCCTAGGCCGTCATGCCCACGGGGAAGACCATCGGAGTCACGAGCGCGACGGCGCTCATCGCCCTGCTGGCCGCGACGATCGGCCTGCCCGTCCTGACGGTCAGCGGGTTGTTCGACCGCCCGGAGCTCGGCTTCGGACCGGCCGGCGCCGGCCTGGAGGGCGTTCCGCCGGTCGCCGCCGAGGCCTACCAGCGAGCTGCGGCCGCCGCTCCCTCGTTCTCACCGCCCTGCTCGATCCCTCCGTCCCTTCTCGCCGGCGTGGGCGAGGTCGAAAGCGGACACGGCACCCACGGGGGTGCGACCGCGAGCGGCAACGGGGATGTCCGCCCACCGATCATCGGGATCCCTCTGCCCCAGCTCGGCGACGACACGGACGGTGGACGGTGGGACGGCTCGAGCACAGTCGACCATGCGGTCGGTCCGATGCAGTTCATCCCCAGCACCTGGCGGGCCTACGGCGCAGACGGCAACGACGACGGCGCCGCCGATCCTCACAACCTCTACGACGCCGCCCTGGCCGCCGCCGGCTACCTCTGCGCAAGCGGCTCGCCCATGGCGACCGAGAGCGACTGGCGCCGCGGCCTCTGGGCCTACAACCACTCC encodes the following:
- a CDS encoding D-alanyl-D-alanine carboxypeptidase family protein, which translates into the protein MPTGKTIGVTSATALIALLAATIGLPVLTVSGLFDRPELGFGPAGAGLEGVPPVAAEAYQRAAAAAPSFSPPCSIPPSLLAGVGEVESGHGTHGGATASGNGDVRPPIIGIPLPQLGDDTDGGRWDGSSTVDHAVGPMQFIPSTWRAYGADGNDDGAADPHNLYDAALAAAGYLCASGSPMATESDWRRGLWAYNHSEAYADDVLEAARRYEAADTSPTSGSGDVQLVDVEGVGPTNAAWAHQVRSLLAAAAAEGVPLTGSSYRDPAEQIALRRAHCGTSHYAIYEMPSSQCSPPTARPGTSQHEQGLAIDFDACSTRSTACWSWLNANAIRFGLHPLSSEPWHWSIDGN